AGACATCACAGACCCCCCCAAGCAAGAAAGGtaacaaagctgccatttccccctgttCAAGCTTCAGTTCTTCTTTCCAAGTGTTCATGCCCATCCACCAGAGGAAAGCCTCAGAAATGCAGGATGCttggccccctccccttcaagccaGCACTTCAGCCACTGGGGGGGGCAGGTTTACACAAGTCCAAGCAGAACCCAGATCAGCTGTAGATGCCCCTGGTCCCATAGAGACACTCCCTCTTTGCTCCTCAAAACTACCACTTAAACATTAGCACCCAAGGGAAGTCACCAAATGTATCAACTGGCCAgacctggggggaaaggggaggagagggagtcaACTGTTCTCATGTTGGGGGCaaatgggaaaggccacaggCCAGGAGAACAGGCCCCAACAAAGGCTTCCATGCCAACCCAACAGATCTCAGCCAAGTGGTGTCCAAAGAGGAGAACGTGCTCTTCTAAGttatggaggtggtggtggtgcaagGGAGGGAATAGCATTCTGAAGGTGCTCCTGCAAGGGATGTGACACACCAGCTTGTGACTTCCATCTGAACGCTAAGTTTTGAAAAAGTCTGCAAACGCAGTCCGACACAAGCTGCACACGAATActcataccttgaaaaaaaaaacttggttggtcttaaaggtgcctgactggaccctACGTTTGTTCTGCTGCATTAGAATGTGTGTATTAACCAGGCCGAGGAAGGGTTCTATGTGACACAGAAGCCTGCTCTGGCCTTCATTTTGAGTAAGAGCAAGCCTGCCCACACCTCTCTCACTCAGCAAGCTTGCCACTCCATGACAGGGGCCACCTCAgcccaggccgggggggggggggaatctcctatAAAGGATGCTGCAGCCAAGAGGACAGCCGCTCTGCTTGACCCCTTGGTTTGTGCCATGATGGGAGACCGCTCATCAAGAAGGCTCAACACTGAATGCCCCCTGCATGGAGGAGACCCAGTCGCCCCTCTGCTCTCTTATTCCCTCCCTCCACAATCTGGCCCTCCCCTGTGAAAAGAGGGGAGTGTCTCCCACTTtgagcccccccttcccctcctaaCCTCCCCTATTTCAAATGCTTTCTTGCGCTGAAGAAAAgttgcaaccccccaccccccccagtcCATGAGTTTCCATCCTCTCACCCCAATTTttcacgggggggggagggggagatgggactATCGCCAAAGGTTGTTCTTCCTACTTAGTCCCAGATAAAACCCTGATCCCTCTAgcgacttggaggggggggggtgagagggctCCCGCTTGTGGTGGGTCTTCATCTGGCAGTCAGGGGTGCCTGACCCAacgatcccccccccacaactcctCTTGGAAGGATCTCCCtagtggaggggggggatgtttcCTGGCATCCGACTCACCTAGCCGAAGGGCTCTCCTCCCATTGCTTTCAGGGGGTGGGGAgcatctccttccccctcttcctgGCCCAGGCCTGTCCACTTTGGGAAGGCttgttattttttggggggggggggaatgtttggcACTTCCCGCGGGGGCGGGACCCGGTTTGCCCCCCACTTTGGCCTGCTTAtaccttttggggggtgggggtaagcAAACCACCGGGGGAGCCGTGCCaacgggtgtgggggggggggctgctgcttcGCCTCGGCctcaagggctggggggggggagagagctctgTACCTCACGCCCCTCCTGGGGGGGTCCCCTCCCCGCTGCCCTCCGACCCACCTTGCGTCCCTGGTAGGCCTCGAAGGCGCGGAGGGCCGACTCGGTGAGCTTGACGTGGAAGACGGAGACGCGGGTGCCGCGGCCGAGCCGCCCGCACGACAGCGCGTAGCCCCGCTCCGCCAGCGCCGCCATCTTGGGAGCCTCCGGCGGCGGCCGCGGACGGGCCGAGGACACGCCCCCTCATCGGGAATGCAgcagccccgccccctccgcgccacgctcctcccctcctcttctcccctcccctcggcgGGCGGCGTCATCAAACCGCGCAGCCGCAAAGCACCCCGGGGACCGtatggccccccctccccttcccgcggGCTTTAAACAAGCGCGTGGCCAGAACGGACCGCGGAAAGCGGCAGCCAAGTGTAGCCTGGGGCGACGGTCGGGGacaaaagtcatagaatcatagagttgggagggggtcatagaggccatctagtccaacctcctgctcaacgcaggatcagcccaaagcatcctaaagcatccaagaaaagtgtgtatccaacctttgcttgaagactgccagtgagggggagctcaccacctccttaggcagcctattccactgctgcactactctgtctcctgatatctagcctatatcgttgtacttgtcgtttaaacctgttactgcatgtcctctctggagatgccggggagtGGACCAgcttttgagtccaggggctccttcaAGTGCCCACACAGGACATCCAAAAAGAATCAAAGGAGCTTATAAACCGATGGGATGTTTGAGGAAGAGGGCTTTTCACACACCCCGCGGGAACCAAGGCAGTTTCTCTCGCTCACAGTccgagtagatcagcagtgggatgggcttcctcaggaggtgacgagctccccctccctggccgtcttcaagcaggggctggacagatatttatcctggatgcttaaggctgatcctgcattgagtaggccgtgggactaggtggcctaaaTGTCACctcccagctctaggattctatgatcttccTCCCTAGATAcccaaacctggcatgccaggccACCCAATTGTCTCAGGCATAGGACTATCACCTTGGAGAGATATGGACTCTGTTCTAGGACCCTATGCCATCAGAGCTCCTAGTTATGTTTTGAGGAAAACACAATATACAACCTTCCAGAAAATACTATTTTAGCCaccatagaagaagaattggttcttaaatgctgcttttctctacccaaaggagtctcaaagcagcttacagttgcctttcctctccccacaacaagactccctgtgaggtgggtgaggctaagagagccctgatatcactgctcagtcagccccaggtcacgcagctggctgcatgtgggggaatgtagaatcgaacctggcttgccagattagaattctgcattcctaaccactacacctaagagccttttgtggcgcagagtggtaaggcagccgtctgaaagctttgcccatgaggctgggagttcgatcccagcagccggctcaaggttgactcagccagtctcccaaggcttctCCCGGTCTCTGGAGTGTGGGAGCGGCCTTGGAAGCCTGGCGGGGGTGGCACCAGCACAGTAAGCCAGGGTGCTGAGGTGCGCTAGCCAccgccagcctgcctgcctgcaagtcTTCCAAGACTGCTCATGCTCATCGGATGGTGGGAgtagccttggaagactggcagtggaAACAGCACCAGAGCAACAAGTGCACCCCAGGGCTAGGCCTCTCTGATCTGGTGTCACTGCTGCGGGCCTACTGGTGTGCTCCCTAAGGAGGGATAAGGGACGTCACATCCATCtacatttaggatgctttgggctgatcctgcattgagcagagggttggactagatggcctgtatggccccttccaactctatgattctatgattctacatttccATATCAACAACTTTATGGCTGACTTTGAGCAACATGATTCATTGATTACGTTTTTATCATGTGGACACATGGGAAAGAAGCCCTGGACATATTTCTCCAGGCATTCAGTGACTTTCACTCCACTCTCCCaccaacctgacaatgaacctatctgtcaggatcagtgcctgctctctgccatgaatctctatattagcctgagtctctccatgtttgcttagccttagttttacctttcgcttctgggtctctgtgtaacctcgacccattatatttagctgtctgcctgaaatcaaaacttgtctgctgtaccctgctatcatgatttgctgtgaactatttgtcttttgaactggccagcaaggcctgctctttttaacaaaaacagttatcttgtcagtagGCGCCGGGCAGCCCAAGGACGTGGGAGAAGTAATACAccctggtttattgcacctggtgctcctctcccccctcccttgggaaccttcaagttttgggcgggagaattctcttgaaatggTTTGCAAATGTATCTTTGGGCatatttgacttcgctagtttaGGTGTCTGAAATAACTTCTCAAGAAAGCTTTCTTTTTATAGAAGTACATTGTGAGTTCTTACAACACTTGACActatctatgcaagaaatacattttctggacactactataAAAATACACAATTGACACATAGACACTACCTTGTACCAGAAACCCACTATCAAcaatgcctgcctgccttcagctaccatcctaaacatacaaGACAGCCCATTGTATACAAGCAGGCTCTACTCTATATCTGCATCTGTTCCAATCCTCTAGACAGAGATTATCACCTGAAATGTTTACAAGAAACCATTTTTTAACTAAAGTACCCACcagatgaagtcaagaaacaggTTTACAAAGTCAGAAGGCAAGACAGGCTCACAAGAGACCATGACAGAACAGTACTTGTGGTCACCTATGGATCTCAACTCAAAATGTTgcaatgcatcatcagtgacttacaacctctactgaatAATAACTTCTCTTTCACAAGAACTGGGGAGCAAGCTTTTTCAGGCAGCCCCCcaatctaaaaacaaaacaaaacctcacaataatacaacatctcaTTTGAACATGAACACTGGtatcagagcttgcaacaaacccagatgcccaGCCAACACAGTCACTGAATCTAACAGTATCACCAATGCCATCTCACGCCCATTCACTTGTTCATCTTAcaacactgtatatgccattaaatgcgaACAATGCccttattacaacactcaggacaatggaaccccctgGGCTTATCAGATATATCAGCTTTTCCACATGCTAAATCACACCATTCTCACTTATGGACAGAAAATGAAatggtgggttttttggggggaggggctttgggctaaaatttagttctcacatctgttgtatGCCAATTCACTGCTATTAACATATGTTAcatgtgctttgttgttgttgttgttaggtgcgaagtcgtgtccgacccatcgcgaccccatggacaatgatcctccaggccttcctgtcctctaccattccccggagtccatttaagtttgcacctactgcttcagtgactccatccagccacctcattctctgtcatccccttcttcttttgccctcgatcgctcccagaattaggctcttcttacatgtgctaaggtaaaggtaaaggtatcccctgtgcacacactgagtcatgtctgacccttggggtgacgcctctagcgttttcatggctgactcaatacggggtggtttgccagtgccttccccagtcattaccatttaccccccagcaagctgggtactcattttaccgacctcggaaggatggaaggctgagtcaaccttgagccggctgctgggatttaactcccagcctcatgggcaaagctttcagacggctgccttaccactctgcgccacaagagtgctAGCCAGGTCCAATTTTCAGTCTTTGTtgttcagttacttatgcatctttgcTCTAATTAGCCCCTCGTGGCAACTAACCCcatttaaggaaatctgttccaTTCTGTTCAATTCTTTTTTGAGTATTTGTATTAGCAAATGGTTATAAATGGGTATCTATAGGAGCCATGTAAAGTATGAAAGAAAGCTAATAGAATATGAActggctttggcagttgtgcaggtCTGCTTGAGGCAAAATATTCGGTCCCAAATGCAGTTGTGGTGCAGTctaccaaactattttccattgtgtcccaggaatgtgagcatcatgttttccagggagatgtgacagagctctttggacACTCCCCAGCTGCAACTGAGTGGACTGAAAATGCAGAAATTAggatttagggggattgcccaggTGGTCTGCATAACAGGTGTACCTACTTGCCACATACGTATTTTATATAATTGCatgtttcctgtgtgtaactctgccataggatggatggatgggtgccCATCAAGGGTGCCCATCAAAGCCTCGGCCCTCAGGCATTTTGCAAAAGCCTCGAACCTAATACGCAGGCGCAGTGTGCCGCAAAGCTCTATGGGAGGCATTTTTTCACTTGGAAACTTAGGAGGGTGGAGAAAACGGCAAAAAGGATGATAGAACGAAAAATTACGTAACATATGCACCTCAGTTACgagtaaaacaatttaaaaggttGTTTTTAAAGAGCGCCGCGCAGAGAATATTGGGTAATGAAGTAGATacaaataggtagccgtgttggtctgaagtagcattaTATGAATAATAATGAAGTGTTTTCCTCTTTTAGCTTGTTGCTAGGCAACCTGACGTAAcaggatggggcgggggggaaatCTCATTGCTCAACCGCGGATTGGATGATGGGCGTGGCTGATTTAATGTACTTTCGCAAAGGTTCGGCAGGCGACGCTTCCCCCCGCCACTCACCAGAGGGCGGCGCGGCCTGGCCTTTCCCAGAATCCCGCGCGCCACCTCCAATTGTCTTCCGGCTTATTCCGGCCACCGCCTTCTGGATTGGCTCGTCCGCTTGGGCCAATGAGCACCGTCTTTACTTGAAGGTTTGAGAAGCGCCGAAGGGAGCCGTGTACCTTGGGGAGGCAGGTAAAGGGCTTGGTGGTGAAAGGTAGGGGTGGCACATGGCTGGATAAAGGCAgcttctgagcatgcacagagcgtCTTAAATACTGATGGGGAAAGTGAGCCAGTGAACACGTACAGGGATTCTCAGACCAAGAGGTCATAGGCGGGCATGTTGGCCCATAGCAACAGCCGTGTAGTACCTTATTGGGACACGCCAAAACAATCCCAAACAGTGCATGGACTATCATTAATGCAGGATAAGGTTCCCTGAGCTTAAATACTGTGGATAGATTCagaatgggcagccgtgttggtctgcagcggTACAATCGAATTTCAGTCCAGGCAAATTTGAGATCAACAACGTTTTACTCTGGATCTAAACTTTCATGTGCCTGCATGTTTTCAGGATAGTATTTGAAAAAAGTATATATACGCATGAAAGCTCAGACcgagagtaaaactttgttggtctcaaaggtgccaccagacttaCACTTTGTTCTTAAATAATGCTGGGAATCGAGCTTGTGAACATACACTGAGGGCTGTTCATGGTGGTGTTTACAATAGTATTGACAGGGGGAAGAATAACTGAGGGCGTCCATCTTCCCTTTCTTCACTCTGGAATTATTATTGTGTAAAGGTAAAACTTGCCCATTCGCCACTGTGTTTGTATTACCCAAATACCATTTACGGTAGAGATGTGAGGGCCCAGAAGAAAAACTGGCTTGGGGTGGATCCTATGTTGCTGGCTCTTAATGAGCGCCTGAAAACATTTGACTGACCCAAATGAGGCATGTCTGGTTTTCATGCTGCCAGTATCCATCTTAGTTCTTTACAGCTGCCTCTTTCTTTTATCTAATTCTAATCCtgcttccctgctcttcctcagtTCTGAGAAAAATCCCCCAAAATAGAATAAATGGAAGCAAAATAGAACATTTGTGTCCCTTTAATTCCACTAGGCCTCTGTTTATTTGGGTTTGGGCCCCACATCACTGGGAGActgccttacccccccccccagggctctcaTCTAGCCTCGGCAGGGgacaggacctttttggtcttgaccccaacctggtgttatgagctcccaggagagctgagggtcctgatggaactttcccagctcttccaccaggtctttggttgatgcCAGGGTGAGTAACATAAGGGGCCCTCCCTGTGCTAGCCAGATCCTGAGCTGCCAGAGTGTGCTCTCCTGGAGCCCATTCCTATAGTCTGTGAGCAGTGAAGGGTGGGTTTATGATGCCATCAAGGATGAGttataatgggttttaatggagaTTTAATGGAGATTTTATGATTGTTGAGGTTTTATGAGggttattgttacctgccacagccactatgtgggagtgttgggatataaatgtaataaaacccACAAGGCTTGGGGTGGGTAGGATATTCTCAGTTATGACtatctggttttgtttttctccaCTTCAGAATTCCAAATTCCGTACTCCAGATGCAGCAAGGGGCCACCTTCATCCTCTTCCGCCGTGGAATTGCTTCAGTGTTTCCCATGACATGGGGACGGCCTCTGGACCACCACATCTCACTAGACCCTGTGGGTGCCTGCCAGAAATTTCTAGGACAAGGTCTACCATGGAGTCATCAGCAGATCCGCACCAAAGCTCGGGGGAATGAATACCAGCCATCCAACATTAAACGGAAACGGAAACATGGTTGGAAGAAGCGCATCAGTACAGCCAGTGGGATTGAAGTGATCCTCCGACGTATGCTGAAGGGCAGGAAATCCTTGTCACATTGATGGCTCAGAAGGATTAGCGCCAGAAGAACAAAGCTGAAACATGAGTTCAAGAACTGAGATCAAGATCTGTTTGAATATTAATGTATTTCCTTGCTTTATTGGTGAAATGTGGTTAACACATCCATGCACCCACCTTAGCTATAATCTGCACTttcaagggaaagggggaaatcctTGGGATCCTCTCATTTGGCATGCTTCAGTAGCTCTGTtcctataaaaataaatgtttcatgGCTTCAAAACAAAAATGAGAAAAATTGAGATGCAAGTGTAGATAATACCAAGCTTTATGTTTGTTTTTGTCATTCAGCTGTGGAGTGTTTGAGTGTTTTTATTGCAACAGTTTGTAGTTAGTACTTGGTTCTTTGCGCATATCGACCATAGAGGAAACTTGCTCAGAGATTCTGCTGCTTTATCTTTGAAGTATAAAGTGATGAAATGTCATGTCTATCAAAATAATGTCCCCCGTCAAAGGTACTTGACACTCTTCCAGTATGGCGTAGTGGtaagaatgttggactaggatatgGGAGACCCCACTGtatcatgaagcttgctgggtgacagtaGGCAGTCACAGacactcagcctagcctgcctcagagggttgttgtgaggatagaatggaggagaggagaatgatataggtTGCTCTGGGTGTCCTCAGTGGAGAATGGCATGGtacaaattacattttaaaaagaatttgaaCCTTACAAACTTTTATTTCACTCTGTTTTTTATAAACAGCCTGACTGTTTGCAGAAAGATCCACATGGAAGTCTGGTTAGGGGGTAGCTGATAATGTTTTGCCCTGATTCTGAAGGATTCTGTGTGTAAAATTAAAAGgcacataatcatagagttggaaagggccatacaggccatct
The nucleotide sequence above comes from Paroedura picta isolate Pp20150507F chromosome 4, Ppicta_v3.0, whole genome shotgun sequence. Encoded proteins:
- the MRPL34 gene encoding large ribosomal subunit protein bL34m, which translates into the protein MQQGATFILFRRGIASVFPMTWGRPLDHHISLDPVGACQKFLGQGLPWSHQQIRTKARGNEYQPSNIKRKRKHGWKKRISTASGIEVILRRMLKGRKSLSH